The Penaeus chinensis breed Huanghai No. 1 chromosome 16, ASM1920278v2, whole genome shotgun sequence genome window below encodes:
- the LOC125033431 gene encoding telomere length and silencing protein 1 homolog, which translates to MSSRQEDKVEEKPKISFKKVKGKSIRRRRESDEEEEPSPGEEESLLAKLEESKEMRKFRRRQGGISAEGLLVGEKVEKKEGPDDDPFKTKTGGMLDLSQVKNAKKSDDAYDTGIGTSFSAETNRRDEDAEMQKYIEENLAKRKGLTSVEKQDDTPRHLTLEEAALHAVPDILRVSTTKKSEEMLSNQMLSGIPEVDLGLEAKIRNIEATEEAKQKLLRERMMKKERPSEFVPKNMAVNFVQHNRFNLEEAGPAKKKEKKVQEIVEPVVGGGVKISTIAPKRPPGEKATDDFHYEKFKKQFRRH; encoded by the exons ATGTCCTCGCGACAAGAAGATAAAGTCGAGGAGAAGCCAAAAATATCTTTTAAGAAGGTAAAAGGCAAGAGTATTAGGCGAAGAAGAGAatctgatgaggaggaggaacccAGTCCAGGCGAGGAAGAATCTTTATT AGCAAAACTGGAAGAGAGTAAAGAGATGAGAAAATTTAGACGTCGGCAGGGAGGTATCAGCGCGGAGGGACTCTTGGTTGGGGAAAAGGTTGAAAAGAAGGAAGGTCCAGAT GATGATCCATTTAAAACTAAGACTGGAGGTATGCTTGATCTGAGTCAAGTGAAAAATGCCAAGAAATCCGATGATGCTTATGATACGGGTATCGGAACGTCCTTCTCAGCAGAAACCAACAGACGTGATGAAGATGCAGAAAT GCAAAAGTACATTGAGGAGAATCTTGCAAAGCGTAAGGGACTTACATCTGTGGAAAAACAGGATGACACTCCAAGACACCTGACCCTTGAGGAAGCAGCTCTTCATGCTGTCCCAGATATCTTGAGGGTTTCAACGACTAAGAAGAGTGAGGAGATGTTGAGTAACCAG ATGTTGAGTGGTATTCCTGAGGTGGATTTGGGGCTTGAAGCAAAGATCCGGAACATTGAGGCAACGGAGGAAGCCAAACAGAAACTGCTTCGCGaaaggatgatgaagaaagaacGACCCTCAGAATTTGTTCCCAAGAACATGGCTGTCAACTTTGTTCAACACAATAGAT ttaaTCTTGAGGAGGCTGGGCcagcaaagaagaaggagaagaaggtgcaGGAAATAGTGGAACCTGTAGTGGGAGGTGGAGTCAAGATATCGACCATAGCCCCTAAAAGACCTCCCGGAGAGAAGGCCACGGATGACTTCCATTATGAAAAATTCAAGAAGCAGTTCAGACGGCACTAA
- the LOC125033411 gene encoding sodium channel modifier 1-like encodes MSFKPDTSPASLLNQLNDRRVTELLAEHIPEDEAKLLSNGRYTCLVCNDRPIADTLAVLSQHRVGKKHRFYLAKFMEKKEEIERLILKRKQETYLKNGTTGDSGAKLQPDRVLGQATARGLLKTSSTYDSRSRSKYKPYSRKEVLEFDRQEIVSTQQMDNPLEPANPKTQVNKYIRQSRRKRDFTDVVEAKRKLTVTPLNNDSPCVPKLKTPTNTQRDGPESSSEMPVPKEIDERTKYYQNLRASGWKKDLMGNWVRDDDAEFDSDDEPPEEYEVKVK; translated from the exons ATGTCTTTTAAGCCAGATACCAGCCCTGCATCACTGCTAAATCAACTAAAT GATCGACGTGTGACAGAACTTTTGGCAGAGCATATCCCGGAAGATGAAGCAAAACTCTTAAGCAATGGAAG atatacatGCTTAGTGTGCAATGACAGACCAATAGCTGATACTCTAGCAGTGTTATCTCAGCATCGTGTTGGAAAGAAACATCGATTTT ATCTTGCCAAGTtcatggagaagaaggaagagatagagaggcttATTTTGAAACGCAAACAGGAAACATATTTGAAAAATGGAACAACAGGCGACAGTGGAGCCAAGTTACAGCCTGATAGAGTTCTGGGCCAAGCAACAGCTAG AGGCCTGTTAAAGACATCTTCAACATATGATAGTAGAAGTAGGTCAAAATACAAACCATACAGTCGGAAAGAAGTTCTTGAATTTGACAGACAAG AAATAGTAAGTACACAACAGATGGATAATCCACTAGAACCGGCAAATCCCAAAACACAAGTCAACAAATACATTCGTCAGTcacgaagaaagagagatttcACTGATGTTGTGGAAGCTAAGAGAAAGTTAACTGTTACACCCCTTAATAACGACTCCCCATGTGTACCAAAACTAAAGACTCCAACAAATACGCAAAGGGACGGCCCAGAGAGTTCTTCAGAAATGCCCGTGCCAAAGGAAATTGACGAGAGAACCAAATATTACCAGAATTTGAGAGCCTCAGGGTGGAAGAAGGATTTAATGGGGAATTGGGTCAGAGATGATGATGCAGAGTTTGACAGTGATGATGAACCTCCAGAGGAATATGAAGTTAAAGTGAAATGA